The Haloprofundus salinisoli genome includes a region encoding these proteins:
- a CDS encoding TIGR00341 family protein, whose product MMHEDMRLLEVMTFSESTHHEVAALLEEDGLDYVVTDHTDSPGAPGIVSVPIPTQTVEHVQSRLETLDADEMYTVVVAPEAVVATTEDGKRAYGRYEGLEHGGISRSELDSKAADLIPDLGTYAVMTAISAFVATAGVLMGSATVLVGAMVIAPIIGPLMATSVGTVLDDQSLFGRSLHYHAVGGVTALVSAVLFAALVRETTFVTRTFEVTELVRVGGHTAPQVLLLVIAFSAGIAGALSISTSGTLDLVGVMIAAAVVPPVGVAGVGIAWGRPAAVFGASAVVLINVLSVCLASILTLWYLGYHPDSWAHLRKTRTQMLVRVAVLGVSIVALVAFLDVVDTTSVERLAEVLR is encoded by the coding sequence ATGATGCACGAAGACATGCGATTGCTCGAAGTGATGACGTTCTCGGAGTCGACGCACCACGAAGTCGCTGCACTCCTCGAAGAGGACGGTCTCGACTACGTCGTCACCGATCACACCGACAGCCCCGGCGCGCCGGGCATCGTTTCGGTGCCGATCCCCACGCAGACGGTCGAGCACGTTCAGAGCCGTCTCGAAACCCTCGACGCCGACGAGATGTACACGGTCGTCGTCGCACCCGAGGCGGTCGTCGCGACGACCGAAGACGGCAAACGGGCGTACGGCCGGTACGAGGGCCTCGAACACGGCGGTATCTCTCGAAGCGAGCTCGATTCGAAAGCGGCCGACCTCATCCCGGACCTCGGAACGTACGCGGTGATGACGGCGATCAGTGCGTTCGTCGCGACCGCCGGCGTGTTGATGGGGTCGGCGACGGTGCTCGTCGGCGCGATGGTCATCGCCCCCATCATCGGACCGCTCATGGCGACGAGCGTCGGGACAGTGCTCGACGACCAGTCGCTGTTCGGTCGGAGCCTCCACTACCACGCCGTCGGCGGCGTTACCGCACTCGTGAGCGCGGTTTTGTTCGCCGCGCTTGTCCGCGAGACGACCTTCGTCACCCGAACGTTCGAGGTCACCGAACTCGTTCGAGTCGGCGGCCACACCGCACCACAGGTGCTCTTACTGGTCATCGCATTCAGCGCAGGTATCGCGGGCGCTCTCAGCATCTCGACGAGCGGCACGCTCGACCTCGTTGGCGTGATGATCGCCGCGGCGGTGGTCCCGCCGGTCGGCGTCGCGGGAGTCGGTATCGCGTGGGGTCGGCCGGCGGCGGTTTTCGGCGCGTCGGCCGTCGTCCTCATCAACGTTCTCTCGGTCTGTCTCGCGTCGATACTCACGCTGTGGTACCTCGGCTATCATCCCGATAGCTGGGCACACCTCCGAAAGACGCGAACGCAGATGCTCGTCCGCGTCGCGGTGCTCGGAGTGAGTATCGTCGCGCTCGTCGCGTTCTTGGACGTCGTCGACACGACTTCGGTCGAGCGTCTGGCGGAGGTGCTCCGATGA